A portion of the Podospora pseudoanserina strain CBS 124.78 chromosome 2, whole genome shotgun sequence genome contains these proteins:
- a CDS encoding hypothetical protein (COG:C; EggNog:ENOG503P30I) gives MASKAVAKAAAGTVQKISTKYTVQSTGLWEKLRASLSLDANRSNGVPLNPYNRFPAPGQNDPLKYDDPVTLPAGDLADNPYWKRDARRNYPRLSVVSQAEQVALLTVGSAAAPRVELIGEEGSKALVAAQEQGKQAGLANYIESAGVEAAKRVLEATGGLPPLPSGTTMSNAEGKWDVHKYKLEEEQSYGEDYPCRTFA, from the exons atggcCTCCAAAGCGGTAGCAAAGGCTGCGGCCGGCACTGTCCAAAAAATCAGCACC AAATACACCGTCCAGTCCACCGGCCTCTGGGAGAAGCTCcgcgcctccctctccctcgacgCCAACCGCTCCAACGGcgtccccctcaacccctacAACCGCTTCCCCGCCCCCGGCCAGAACGACCCCCTCAAGTACGACGACCCCGTCACCCTCCCGGCCGGTGACCTCGCCGACAACCCGTACTGGAAGCGCGACGCCCGCCGCAACTACCCCCGTCTCTCTGTCGTCTCCCAGGCCGAGCAGGTTGCTCTCCTGACCGTCGGCTCCGCTGCCGCCCCCCGTGTCGAGCTCATTGGCGAAGAGGGATCTAAGGCTCTGGTTGCCGCCCAGGAGCAGGGCAAGCAGGCTGGCCTGGCCAACTATATCGAGTCTGCCGGTGTCGAGGCTGCGAagagggtgctggaggcCACTGGTGGCCTGCCACCTCTGCCGAGCGGGACGACGATGAGCAATGCCGAGGGGAAGTGGGATGTGCACAAGTacaagctggaggaggagcagagctATGGGGAGGA CTACCCCTGCAGAACCTTTGCCTAA
- a CDS encoding hypothetical protein (EggNog:ENOG503Q5CS; COG:S), with translation MASNHQTINSAEDPFDSLLHLETQFYTEGYNQGAADGVLAGRTEGRQLGLEKGYQKFLEAGRLYGRALVWANRLPNRSSPPPSKSPPASSEPVVPTETETEKEDLPPLPKNPRLEKHITTLYALVETESLSMENTDEAVNDFDDRIKRGQGKARIIERMVGEKASGGEEAGTASKGVTI, from the coding sequence ATGGCGTCAAATCACCAAACCATAAACTCCGCAGAAGACCCCTtcgactccctcctccaccttgaaACCCAGTTCTACACCGAAGGTTACAACCAAGGCGCCGCCGATGGAGTCCTCGCCGGCCGCACCGAGGGAAGACAGCTGGGTCTGGAAAAGGGCTACCAGAAATTTCTCGAGGCGGGAAGGTTGTATGGAAGGGCGTTAGTCTGGGCCAATCGACTGCCCAACCGTTCTTCTCCGCCACCGtcaaaatcaccaccggcgtcATCAGAACCAGTTGTGCCAACAGAGACCGAGACAGAAAAGGAAGACCTCCCACCACTACCCAAGAACCCCAGGCTAGAGAAGCACATCACCACACTGTATGCCCTGGTTGAGACGGAAAGCTTGTCCATGGAGAACACAGACGAGGCGGTGAATGATTTCGATGATAGGATAAAGAGGGGGCaggggaaggcgaggatTATCGAGAGGATGGTCGGGGAGAAAGCAagcggaggggaggaggcagggACAGCAAGTAAGGGGGTCACCATTTGA
- the DOT5 gene encoding thioredoxin peroxidase dot5 (EggNog:ENOG503P2T2; COG:O; BUSCO:EOG0926578E) has protein sequence MPVELRKRKAPPPPPEPPAKRATATKKAAAPKKTAAAKVKDAVKETVTKVTEAATFTNGAAAASAEKPAVGDVITLDGFGGEIALQTGDSTTLAALAEKSKKGVVLFTYPKASTPGCTRQACMFRDEYTALATESGFDIYGLSTDSPKANTTFKEKQKLPYELLCDPGATLIGAIGLKKAPKGTTRGVFVVDKAGKVLAAQAGSPEGTVKVVREIVEGLNGEEKGENGEEKKGENGEEEKVVVEEGKKDEERAEEKKEAAAAAVVEEEKEEEVEKKEEDEKKAEEKKE, from the exons ATGCCCGTCGAACTCCGCAAGCGCAaggctccccctcctccccctgagCCTCCCGCCAAAAGGGCCACCGCTACCAAGAAGGCCGCTGCGCCCAAGAAAACGGCCGCGGCAAAGGTGAAGGACGCGGTGAAGGAAACCGTCACCAAGGTCACTGAAGCGGCCACTTTCACCAATGGCGCTGCGGCCGCCTCTGCCGAGAAgcctgctgttggtgatgtaATCACTCTTGATGGTTTCGGGGGGGAGATCGCCCTCCAAACCGGcgactccaccaccctcgccgcgCTGGCGGAAAAGTCAAAGAAGGGAGTCGTGCTGTTTACTTACCCCAAGGCTTCCACTCCTGGCT GCACCCGCCAAGCCTGCATGTTCCGCGACGAGTACACCGCCCTGGCGACCGAGTCCGGGTTTGACATTTATGGCTTGTCGACTGATTCGCCCAAGGCGAACACCACgttcaaggagaagcagaagctgCCGTATGAGCTGCTCTGTGACCCCGGCGCGACGCTGATTGGGGCGATTGGGCTGAAGAAGGCGCCCAAGGGGACGACGAGGggggtgtttgttgttgataaGGCGGGGAAGGTGCTTGCTGCGCAGGCGGGGAGCCCCGAGGGGACGGTCAAGGTTGTGAGGGAGATTGTCGAGGGGTTGAatggggaagaaaagggggagaatggggaggagaagaagggggagaatggggaggaggagaaggtggtggtagaagaggggaagaaagatgaggagagggcagaagagaagaaggaggcggcggcggcggcggtggtcgaggaggagaaggaagaggaggtggagaagaaggaggaagacgagaagaaggcagaggaaaagaaggagtAA